From one Clostridia bacterium genomic stretch:
- a CDS encoding EF2563 family selenium-dependent molybdenum hydroxylase system protein, giving the protein MASVTDTVRALTSNLVVIRGAGDLASAVAYRLFRSGFTIVMLEVPQPTVIRRRVAFAEAVYEGTAEVEGVQAQLAASAAQAWEIANQGRIAVLVDPQARCLSSSGSHPTLSPAVVVDAILAKKNLGTHKGMAPLVIALGPGFVAGKDVHAVVETSRGHFLGRALWQGSPAPNTGIPGEVHGYAAERVIRAPAAGTFEGIKAIGDQIQRGEVVANVMASGLRYPVVALISGVLRGLLRSGLTVYQGMKVGDVDPRGVRQHCFTISDKGLAIAGGVLEAILAWRHRQPAV; this is encoded by the coding sequence GACACAGTCAGAGCTCTGACGTCCAACCTGGTGGTAATCCGCGGGGCGGGTGATTTAGCCAGCGCCGTTGCTTATCGATTGTTCCGAAGCGGGTTTACCATTGTCATGCTTGAGGTTCCACAACCCACCGTCATCCGACGGCGGGTAGCCTTTGCCGAGGCCGTATATGAAGGCACGGCGGAGGTTGAAGGGGTGCAAGCCCAGCTGGCCGCATCAGCCGCTCAAGCCTGGGAGATAGCTAACCAAGGCAGAATTGCCGTTTTGGTGGATCCCCAAGCCCGCTGTCTCAGTAGCTCCGGCTCCCATCCAACCCTTTCTCCAGCAGTAGTGGTGGATGCCATCCTAGCCAAGAAAAACCTGGGCACCCATAAAGGCATGGCACCTTTAGTAATTGCCCTAGGCCCGGGTTTCGTAGCCGGAAAAGATGTGCACGCAGTGGTAGAGACTAGCCGCGGCCATTTTCTGGGCCGGGCTCTTTGGCAGGGTTCACCAGCGCCCAATACCGGCATTCCCGGTGAAGTCCACGGCTATGCTGCCGAACGAGTAATTCGAGCTCCGGCGGCTGGAACCTTTGAAGGAATCAAGGCCATTGGCGACCAGATCCAACGAGGTGAAGTAGTAGCCAATGTAATGGCCTCAGGTTTAAGGTACCCAGTGGTAGCTTTGATTTCCGGGGTATTGCGGGGTCTGCTTCGCAGCGGTTTGACCGTATACCAGGGCATGAAGGTGGGGGATGTGGACCCCCGGGGAGTCCGCCAGCACTGCTTCACCATCTCTGATAAAGGGTTAGCCATCGCCGGCGGAGTCCT